A DNA window from Nitrospirota bacterium contains the following coding sequences:
- the rapZ gene encoding RNase adapter RapZ: MKAEKDHQVYTVFLTGLAGSGISIALRAFEDGGFFCVDNLPTTLIESFISLCKKTPSISKIAIGVDIRERKFLTDFSDTLAVLRKTQKLEIIFLEASEDVLIRRFKETRRPHPLGYKNLKNSLRKEAQLLQPIRDAADKVIDTSNLSPHQLRKLITKSFLTREPSGMSVGLVSFGYKYGIPLEADLLFDVRFLPNPYFVPELKPLPGTSPKVKQFVLSQEATKDFLDRLNAFLEHVIPLYKQEGKSYLTIGIGCTGGRHRSPVIAEEIKKHFRKKKLNVSVAHRDIQST, from the coding sequence GTGAAAGCTGAAAAAGACCATCAGGTATACACCGTCTTCCTTACCGGGCTTGCGGGTTCCGGGATAAGCATAGCCCTGCGCGCCTTTGAGGACGGCGGATTTTTCTGTGTGGACAACCTTCCCACCACGCTTATTGAGTCCTTTATCTCTTTGTGTAAGAAGACCCCCTCGATATCAAAGATCGCAATAGGGGTCGATATCAGGGAGCGGAAGTTCCTGACAGATTTCTCAGACACGCTCGCGGTCCTGAGAAAGACACAGAAGCTGGAGATCATATTTCTTGAGGCATCGGAAGATGTCCTCATCAGGAGGTTTAAAGAGACCAGGAGGCCCCATCCCCTCGGTTATAAAAATCTGAAAAACTCCCTCCGCAAGGAGGCCCAGCTTCTGCAGCCGATACGCGATGCCGCCGATAAAGTCATTGATACCTCCAATCTCAGCCCTCATCAACTGCGCAAGCTGATAACGAAGTCCTTTCTCACAAGGGAGCCGTCCGGGATGAGCGTCGGCCTTGTCTCATTCGGGTACAAATACGGCATCCCGCTTGAGGCCGACCTCCTGTTTGATGTCAGGTTCCTGCCGAACCCTTATTTTGTGCCGGAACTGAAACCATTGCCCGGCACTTCGCCTAAGGTAAAACAATTTGTGCTCTCGCAGGAAGCCACTAAGGATTTTCTTGACAGGCTGAATGCCTTCCTCGAACACGTTATCCCCCTTTACAAGCAGGAAGGGAAAAGCTATCTCACTATCGGCATCGGATGCACAGGCGGCAGGCACCGCTCACCTGTCATCGCCGAGGAGATCAAAAAACATTTCCGGAAGAAGAAATTGAATGTCTCCGTGGCCCACAGAGACATTCAATCAACATGA